A portion of the Chaetodon trifascialis isolate fChaTrf1 chromosome 7, fChaTrf1.hap1, whole genome shotgun sequence genome contains these proteins:
- the LOC139333318 gene encoding mpv17-like protein — protein MQRAWAVFKAHPYISNVLGYTTLFASADLIQQSMLGGKHTAGSTLEDPAGIDWSQTARVATVGFCFHANFNYHWLKGLERMLPGGGVKAVTGKVVMDQLIAAPLTISAFYIGLSLLENKADLFEDWRQKFWTSYKTGVVFCSTMQAVNFALVPPVARTVFLGGIALAFTIYLCHLRQQRGHKLE, from the exons ATGCAGCGGGCCTGGGCTGTGTTCAAGGCTCATCCTTACATCAGTAACGTCCTGGGATACACAACGCTGTTTGCCTCTGCTGACCTCATACAGCAGAGTATGCTAGGAGGGAAACACACTGCAGGATCCACGCTGGAGGATCCGGCTGGCATCGACTGGTCTCAGACAGCTCGAGTGGCGACTGTCGGCTTCTGTTTCCATGCCAACTTCAACTACCACTGGCTCAAAGGGCTGGAGAGGATGCTGCCGGGAGGCGGAGTGAAGGCGGTGACAGGGAAGGTTGTGATGGATCAGCTGATTGCAGCTCCTCTCACCATCAGTGCCTTCTACATTG GTTTAAGTTTACTTGAAAACAAAGCTGACCTGTTTGAAGACTGGAGACAGAAATTCTGGACATCTTATAAG ACTGGAGTGGTATTTTGTTCAACAATGCAG GCTGTGAACTTTGCCCTGGTCCCCCCTGTGGCACGGACAGTGTTTCTGGGAGGCATCGCACTGGCTTTCACAATCTACCTGTGTCACCTCAGACAGCAGCGTGGCCACAAGCTCGAATAA